The nucleotide sequence CGGATTATAGAAGTTAAGGCACTTATCTAAATAATTCTTCTTAAAATCCGGTCTCATCTTCTCAAAACTCTTATTATGCCATATATATTTAATTCCATCTGAACTTTCTTCATCTATAAGATCTCTTACTCCATAAGGGTGAATATCTAAACCATATGATGCTATTCCTATTCTGTGGCTATAGGTTTTATTTTCATTCTTTTGAGCTATATTTATTATAACCTTATCCTTGTCGTCATATACTCCGTTTATACCTTGAAAAGCATCATCAATCATAACATGATAATTATTTTCCGAATTATTTGTTCTTTGACTAAAATTTTTAGATGTATGCACAGTTTCTCTCAAATATAATATATCACATATTTCTGGCTGTCCACCAACATCATTACTATATCCCGTAAAACTGGCACCTCCAAATCCATCTATTTGATGAATCGCATTTAAAATTTCTTCCTTTTTATATACAAAAAAGTCTCTTGCTTTTACCCACGCTTCATCCGTTGTCATAGTATCTTTAAATTTATTTTTAGGATAAAAATCCTGAATATAGTTTTCATCATCAGAATTTTCAGAAGAAAAACCTCTCCGCCCCTCCGGTGTATCCCTATAATTAGCACGTCCATCCACGTTAAATAAAAGAAAATTATTTATATAATAATCATCATTTGCTGGATTGTTTGTTCCTGCATTTAAAGACTTTATTATTATTCCCTGACTTGAATACTTATCATTGAATTGCCATGTTTCGCTTCCTTTTACCTTATATTCGTCTCCGCCCCATAACGAATGATATACTCTATTTGGTGAACTTGAAAATGATCCTTTATATATACTTAAATCTACACCTTTTAATTTATATATTATAGTTGCCGCCTGCTGTCTTACTGCCGGCGTGTTATCACATGGCACAGTTTTTGTTGGAGAATCACTTATAATTCCATTCTCATCATAATCTAAATATTCTGCCGGCCAATTATATCTACCCGTTGTAGCAGAAGTATTCAACGACCTTGCCAGACGGCCTTCCTCGGACGCATCAATGAATATTTCTCCCGTTATTGTAATCGGAGCGGCATTTGTCCATTTTACATACCCATTTGTATAGTCTTTTGCTTCATTATCCCTTGCAATTCCTCTTATAGTTATTTTTTCTATCCTAATAGGTTCTTTAGTATTGCCGGCTGCTTTTTCTTTACATATTACCCTGCTTATATCATACTGTGTTTTATAATCCACAAGATAATCCTTTAAACTGCTTTTTAAATAATTAGACATCTCCTGTGTATTATAAGACATCGGAAACCTATCATATAATATTTTAAATGTGCCCTGATGATAAAAATTTCCGTCATCTGATTTACTCACATCCCAGGCATTCTGTCCTCCTGTTGTGCTGATTCCTCCTAGTTCATCCACCGGATACGGCGCTATTAACAGTATCTTTGTCAGCTTAGTCGTGCGCTGTTTTGCCGCCGCTACTGCGGACGCATACGCCTGCAGTCCTCCTCCGTATATAACTATATCATAATCATTTTCATCCCGTGCTTCCATA is from Monoglobus pectinilyticus and encodes:
- a CDS encoding FAD-dependent oxidoreductase yields the protein MSIEAALSGSQEVRIFKNGVEMSFVNEAGELEAPPFIENDRTFIPVRKVSEALGAKVLWASDGNKQTIIIILDSIVIRLVVGERNMSIWRNVPDANLEMWRTESINISPEKLDEWNNNGLPITETKILDVTPQVLSDRTYVPIRFISEALGKKVGWDNEESTAYIWTNMEARDENDYDIVIYGGGLQAYASAVAAAKQRTTKLTKILLIAPYPVDELGGISTTGGQNAWDVSKSDDGNFYHQGTFKILYDRFPMSYNTQEMSNYLKSSLKDYLVDYKTQYDISRVICKEKAAGNTKEPIRIEKITIRGIARDNEAKDYTNGYVKWTNAAPITITGEIFIDASEEGRLARSLNTSATTGRYNWPAEYLDYDENGIISDSPTKTVPCDNTPAVRQQAATIIYKLKGVDLSIYKGSFSSSPNRVYHSLWGGDEYKVKGSETWQFNDKYSSQGIIIKSLNAGTNNPANDDYYINNFLLFNVDGRANYRDTPEGRRGFSSENSDDENYIQDFYPKNKFKDTMTTDEAWVKARDFFVYKKEEILNAIHQIDGFGGASFTGYSNDVGGQPEICDILYLRETVHTSKNFSQRTNNSENNYHVMIDDAFQGINGVYDDKDKVIINIAQKNENKTYSHRIGIASYGLDIHPYGVRDLIDEESSDGIKYIWHNKSFEKMRPDFKKNYLDKCLNFYNPDKFYSPEYPLYVPYEALITNQVSNLLLPGYAAGVSSEAWGLVRIFANLCVLGDAAGVTAAYSIADGTDPLYLNEADIGGIQDCLRNLGARLEI